A genomic stretch from Arvicanthis niloticus isolate mArvNil1 chromosome 12, mArvNil1.pat.X, whole genome shotgun sequence includes:
- the LOC117717584 gene encoding keratin-associated protein 20-2-like, whose product MCYYGGYYRGLSYGYGGLGCGYGCGYGCGYGGYGYGCCRPLCCRRYWSCGFY is encoded by the coding sequence ATGTGTTACTATGGCGGATACTACAGAGGTCTGAGCTATGGCTATGGTGGCCTAggctgtggctatggctgtggctatggctgtggctatggTGGCTATGGTTATGGCTGTTGCCGCCCACTGTGCTGTAGAAGGTACTGGTCCTGTGGCTTCTACTGA